The following nucleotide sequence is from Juglans microcarpa x Juglans regia isolate MS1-56 chromosome 6D, Jm3101_v1.0, whole genome shotgun sequence.
aaaaaataataattagagtttcggattggaaccctaaattttaatttagggTACCAATCCGAATTAATTTAGTTACAAAATCACTATCACTATCACGTATTCAATCATCAAAACACATCACAAACCCACAAAAATCACTATCACATAATTGATTCGCACACATCATTCATCAATCATCAAAATACACGCACAAATGAGTCTTCttagcacacaattcacaaatacaatctcatcctccatcttcGATCAAActccatccttcctccaatctctattccataactcaacaaaaaatcaaaactgtGAAATCGAAGACTGAGAGCAGATTCTTACCTTCGGCGACGGAGATGCAGATGGACGGCAACGACATAGTGGGAACAACAACAATGACGGTTGGAGTGTTGGATGACAacgccgagagagagagggagagagagagagatagagagggcTAAGGAAGAGGGAGTAAGTCGTGGGGGGAGGGGGTTTCTTAACAGATGACCAAACGACACTAACAAAACGGcatcatttaattatttgtaattaagtaaaaaaaatccaGGCATGTCAtgccttttttttaaatatataaatacatatatatttatatatataataaaagaggggggggggggcgggggtgCACCCCATCCCTCCCCTGCCTCTACTATGGGCACCAGATGCAGGCGGGGCCACCTGCCCCATATCTGGCCGACAGGGGAATCCGCCCTGCCACACGGGGGCAGGGTGGACGGCCCGCTGACCACCCCTAATCCAAACACAATGGAGGAGTTAGAATTTGTGGTGTTTGTGTGCAGGGTGCTGCTATCCGAAATTCGGTTtaagcataaataaatttgagcCAGGAATAGAAATCAAAGCCTATGCACAATGAGAAATGCTAGTATGCCGCTTGAGTTTACCTCCTCACTTTGActgctcatgtattttattttatttttaaatttttttacttaatgatcaAGAAAGTGACATttatgtattggtgtattttttttaaaatatttaaatatgttgaaacaatatgaaaagaaaaagaaggaaaaaataaaaatacaaatttgtgGTGAAAGAAAAACTCCACCAAAACATGTTAATTGTAATTTAGACTgggtttggatgttaaactagttgagttgagttaagatgaaagttaaataaaatattattagaatattattttttaatattattattattttaaaatttgtaaaagttaaattgtttataatattttgtgttaaaatttaaaaaaattgtaataattagataaaataaattgagatgaatagaagattaaaaataacCCTTATACTTCATCACGAAAATtatcatgctttttttttttttttttggttttgtgttttatagTCTTGTGACGTGACAAAATAGTGACCGCcgaatttaaaataaaatatatattatatatttatctccCGAGTTCATGTAGTAGATATCCATTATCAACAAGTTCTGACATTTTTTTCGAGAATGGTAGCTCTTCCGTTCCAGACCTTAACACAGTTCCCACCACCCGCTGCTTCCATGTCTCCGACTCCCAGGTAtgaactccccccccccccccccccccccccccccccccccccccccccccccccaaccttttttttttttttttgttatttttaattgttgttgatcataaaaaaaacatttcaaacCAGCTATATGTAAGCTAGCTATGGTAGCCATACAAACCAGATAGAACGCAGGAATtgaagtaattattttattagaaattgaGTTAATCAAATTGCTATTCATTGCTTGCTGTTATTAGAATTTGTTCTTTGCTTTTCTatttagaataattcaattacgAAGATGTATATGTATGGGGTTAAATTTGTGGTCTTTGGGCATCAGGCAGCCAGCTTCATATAGGCTCGCTCTGTTGGGTTAAAATGTCAATGCTCGAGCAAAGTGATATGAGTTTTGACGGGTCTTGTCTCTCATAAAAATCAACTTGAGTTCACTGACTCAGATTTTCTGGTAATGTTGGGGAGATATACTTCTGGTGAGTCTAGAAGTGAGGGATTTACATAACATGTTAGCGCAAAATGTTATATAAATCCCTCGCTTCTAGACATCACCTTAACCCAGAAAAGCTTAAACTAATGTGTTTGGTCcgaaaaatcttatataaacTTATGTTACTCAAATGTGGGATTGAATCATAGATGAAACTCCAGCATGTAGTTGACACTAGGACAGTGCCCAATATATTCACAGGGTATTATGTTTCTTGTGTTGTAAACAATACAAAGATGATCAATGTATCTATAACTCAATGATGCCTTAATGTTCAAGTTTAATTTGCGgagttatatttatatttccaTATGAGTCATTGTAAACAATAAAACATTTCTTCCACATCgcataaatgtttttttatactTACCAGCTGTATGGAGAAGCATGCTATGCCTCAAAATTTGCATGGCAGATTTCCCTCACTAAAAGTAAGAAGATTGTCAAGACGGCTGCTTTTGCAATTTTTGGGGTTCAACCCCATACTACTGTGTGTTTATCCCATTGTTGCTGCACCAGTACCAGAGATGAAAGACCTTGAAGTTATTAGGTAAGATATTTTGTGTTCattattcttctctctctctctctcacacacacacacacacacacaaacatgcatgcGCGCGCGCGTGCACACACATACATGTACACAACACTTTCACACACATCTAAATTTGACTTCTGTTCTCAAGGAAGCCAGAAGGTTATCATGAGCTTCACTTCTTTAAAGCTGTATCGGttgtaatatttgattaaaatttGGAATTTGAAGCATCCAGGACCTTCAAGCTAGCCAGTGGCGTGAGAATTCAAGgtataaaattaatatgattcCACATATTTTGGCTTAAGAATGATATTAAAtgtttataatatgtttatttataaCATCTTAGATGATCTTGTGTTTACCATTTAGACACCAAGGATTCAGTTATGGTTGTTGAGCCTAAGAAGTTTAGTGAGATTCAGTTCTGGTTGCTATGCATAAGAAGTTTTGTTGCAGTCAGCTGACAACTCAGTGACAGTTGACTTACATGTGATAGCATCATTCATACTTCTTAGCATCATGCATAAGAAGTTTTGTTGCAGTCAGCTGACAACTTGGTGACAGTTGACTTACATGTGACAGCATCATTCGTTCTTCTCGAATATGGATGGACTTTTTCAGAGGCGATATTTGTTTGAATTGTCATCAGTCATCTGATATTGATTTAGGAATTGTCACAACATTTGTACATGGAAGTGATTTGTGAACATCCCCATTTGATAGGAAGGTGTCATGCACTCAATGTGAAATGGATCCTAAACATAAGTAATTTATTCATTCCTGGATTCTACAATAAATTACGAGTTCCATTTCTAGATATTGTTGAAGGGGAAGGATCAGAAGCCCATGAAGGAGATCTTGTTGAAGTCAATTATGTATGCAGGCGCTCAAATGGATACTTTGTTCACAGGTAATTTAATACATTAAACGTGTAGTTATTAATGAAGTTACTTTAGAAGCTACTTTTGTTGTTTGTAAAGGTAATGATCACAAGTCAAATTTTTGTAGGACTTGCATGTATATTGCCATCAAATAAATCTCAAGTTTCTAGTTCTTTCTTGCACTCATGATAGCTGATCTGACCATTCTCTATGATATCTTTTTGAACTCATTCCATGCTGCAGCACTGTCGATCAATTCAGTGGAGAAAGCAAACCAATTACACTTCCGTTGGATGATAATCTGGTTAGTCCTTGCTTTAACATGTAGTGGCTTGCAAATTCTGAGGTTACCGTCCTACCACATACCTTTTGTCTCATTCCCTAACCGCATTCCTTTCCAAATGTCACACATGGGCTTATGATTGGAT
It contains:
- the LOC121236155 gene encoding peptidyl-prolyl cis-trans isomerase FKBP16-1, chloroplastic — protein: MVALPFQTLTQFPPPAASMSPTPSCMEKHAMPQNLHGRFPSLKVRRLSRRLLLQFLGFNPILLCVYPIVAAPVPEMKDLEVIRTFKLASGVRIQDIVEGEGSEAHEGDLVEVNYVCRRSNGYFVHSTVDQFSGESKPITLPLDDNLIIKGLKEVLIGMRVGGKRRALIPPSLGYINENLKPIPKEFGPRRSLFSHTNEPLVFEVQLLKVI